A genome region from Streptomyces sp. S4.7 includes the following:
- a CDS encoding ATP-binding protein, with translation MPYQPSTDWQFEVPTSGSKRLPPDSGYANALTNQGYSFEVAIADLIDNSLDAGASNVVVHFLRDDDRLLSLLIVDDGRGMNDAELDAAMTVGRRRDYGPGALGMYGTGLKAASLSHAGALTLVSKTRTSRSGGRQLTAASLADGYRCDTVAPEYAQSLIDRYDGLIQWHGTVVRWDRVRAFETVEASQTDQFLSEAMHKLETHLGLYLHRFLDRGDLNIDIVVEDVHTREELDHNPVEALDPFNYRVPGKSGYPRVFTAPVEGIGHLKMAAHIWPAKSPRAEYKMIGPLAERQGFYFYRNDRLVQAGGWNGQRGSSDTHLNLARIALDLPSQPNSVFSLDVKKVGVTATPAFARGIEKAADHQGRSFSSFLKDAQAAYREGSSRTEVTRKSVIPPGKGIDPRIRRVIQEELSAKPGEDPITVSWITLPAQKFFELDRDNRVIQLNKQYRSAFNAGRRGGSNDAPITKTLLYLMLEELFSFARWEKKRSDQVDYWNRILIAAVEAQRDRFAN, from the coding sequence ATGCCCTACCAGCCGTCTACTGACTGGCAGTTCGAGGTCCCAACGAGCGGCAGCAAGCGGCTACCTCCCGACTCGGGCTATGCCAACGCGCTGACCAACCAGGGGTACAGCTTCGAGGTAGCCATCGCCGACCTCATCGACAACTCCCTTGATGCGGGGGCGAGTAATGTCGTCGTCCACTTCCTGCGGGACGATGACCGACTGCTCAGTCTGCTCATTGTCGATGACGGCCGAGGGATGAACGACGCGGAGCTGGACGCCGCGATGACGGTGGGACGTCGGCGCGACTACGGCCCCGGCGCCCTCGGCATGTACGGCACAGGTCTGAAGGCAGCATCTCTCTCCCACGCGGGCGCTCTCACCCTCGTCAGCAAGACTAGGACGAGCCGGTCCGGCGGACGCCAGTTGACTGCCGCTTCTCTTGCCGACGGCTACCGCTGCGACACCGTTGCACCTGAGTACGCCCAGTCTCTGATCGACCGCTATGACGGCCTTATCCAATGGCATGGAACCGTCGTTCGCTGGGACCGGGTGCGCGCGTTCGAGACGGTCGAAGCCAGTCAGACTGACCAGTTCCTCTCTGAGGCGATGCACAAACTGGAAACCCACCTGGGGCTCTATCTGCACCGGTTTCTTGACCGAGGCGATCTCAACATTGACATAGTGGTGGAGGATGTCCACACTCGCGAGGAACTGGATCACAACCCAGTCGAGGCGCTCGACCCTTTCAACTACCGAGTGCCCGGAAAATCTGGATACCCGCGCGTCTTCACCGCGCCCGTTGAAGGAATTGGCCACCTCAAGATGGCCGCCCACATCTGGCCGGCCAAGTCGCCGCGTGCTGAGTACAAAATGATTGGGCCGCTCGCCGAACGCCAGGGTTTCTACTTCTACCGCAACGATCGCCTGGTGCAGGCAGGCGGCTGGAACGGGCAGCGAGGAAGTAGCGACACCCACCTCAATCTGGCCCGGATCGCTCTTGACTTACCCTCTCAGCCCAACAGCGTCTTCAGCCTGGACGTGAAGAAGGTGGGAGTCACCGCGACCCCCGCTTTCGCCCGTGGCATCGAAAAGGCCGCAGACCATCAAGGGCGGAGCTTCTCTTCTTTCCTCAAAGATGCGCAAGCAGCCTATCGTGAGGGATCTTCACGAACCGAAGTGACCCGCAAATCCGTCATTCCACCAGGAAAAGGAATTGATCCAAGGATCAGGCGAGTCATCCAGGAAGAACTGTCAGCGAAACCCGGCGAAGACCCCATCACGGTCAGCTGGATTACGCTGCCCGCCCAGAAATTCTTTGAACTCGACCGAGATAACCGGGTAATTCAGCTCAACAAGCAGTACCGCAGCGCCTTTAATGCAGGACGCCGTGGCGGCTCAAACGATGCCCCCATAACGAAGACGCTTCTCTACTTGATGCTCGAAGAACTTTTCAGTTTCGCGCGCTGGGAGAAAAAGCGGAGCGACCAGGTCGATTACTGGAACAGGATCCTGATCGCCGCCGTGGAGGCACAGCGAGACCGCTTCGCCAACTGA
- a CDS encoding Z1 domain-containing protein, with protein MTDALTEIHTAALTGMLRGPKPFAKWAALVAEDDFPDIDLSEDAFRKHLAELGGSLSALWSRRLTKWDFEEQPTWSTASARTSERRSDIYRLLGFDAELRAALNETVEVSKEPRPAVICSDFTPWYTRERAASKAFYWNAYERALRTKGWSEAAIAGLDEASRAVVERLTNPEQEARRQAKGLVVGYVQSGKTANFTGVTAKAIDAGYRLVIILSGTLNLLRAQTQRRLDKELIGQENILRGANPADPDSLVGIDYIGDDEEWPTFLSHGQRPADLNAFNIERLTTRDRDYKSLFQGIGMLEVQKASRDLPLYHPANLHQADARIMVVKKNKSVLTNLVKDLKQLHGRFDELPVLIIDDESDQASVNTSNPDKWKSGRTTRTAINGLISQLLGLLPRAQYVGYTATPFANVFIDPSDAEDIFPSDFLISLPRPAGYMGVQDFHDFDSSGIAKETHVRDIVDKSGDRLQEAMDAYVLAGALKLFRADHGIDSKPFRHHTMLVHQSVRQDDHADLAQRITSMWHNAAYTGVEGHARLAALLHSDFEVHSSATGPAPSSYDELKPYVFQARQRINRGGNPVIVVNGDTDRYFSQVDLDFDRTPHVWKILVGGTKLSRGFTVEGLTVTYYRRTTRQADTLMQMGRWFGFRPGYRDLVRLYIGRAEPLTKNKTLDLYEAFEAVCRDEENFRAQLTMYAELIDGEKQLRPAEIPPLVSQHLPGLKPSSRNKMFNAELVEVRSPGQWVEPTAYPTRGSELEDNTKEWLPALKALSTDFTVLVTVSDAGRANTSYRAKTAVLSHQKLLDIMSRLTWGRPDLFQPHLAYLKDSSDAGCATDDWALLVPQTSGPSSITAKILGAQPLTLVQRGRNARGIFNRISGMSHRQSAERIAGLHPLSEDDPVATQLHRPRRGAILLYPVVDSTLGTPSALVTNGSIDADKVVMAAAFIPAAGQTGKSVPFVRFRTKDKTRRDKAIVEAS; from the coding sequence ATGACTGACGCGCTTACGGAAATCCATACGGCAGCCCTCACTGGAATGCTTCGCGGCCCAAAGCCCTTCGCCAAGTGGGCCGCCCTCGTGGCCGAAGATGATTTCCCTGACATTGACCTCTCCGAAGACGCTTTCCGCAAGCACCTCGCCGAATTGGGTGGGAGCCTTAGCGCGCTGTGGAGCCGCAGGCTCACCAAGTGGGACTTCGAAGAGCAGCCCACGTGGTCAACCGCCTCGGCACGCACCAGTGAACGACGGTCCGACATATACAGACTGCTCGGCTTTGACGCGGAACTGCGGGCGGCACTAAACGAGACCGTTGAGGTCTCCAAGGAGCCCCGCCCAGCCGTCATCTGCTCTGACTTCACACCGTGGTACACACGTGAGCGTGCCGCATCAAAGGCCTTCTATTGGAACGCCTACGAGCGCGCGCTCCGCACCAAAGGGTGGTCTGAAGCCGCGATCGCAGGACTCGACGAAGCCAGTCGCGCAGTGGTGGAGCGGCTCACGAATCCCGAGCAGGAGGCCAGGCGACAGGCCAAGGGACTGGTCGTGGGCTACGTACAGTCAGGCAAGACGGCAAACTTCACCGGCGTGACGGCCAAGGCGATCGACGCAGGCTACCGCTTGGTGATCATCCTCAGCGGCACGCTTAATCTGCTGCGCGCACAGACTCAACGCCGCCTGGACAAGGAACTCATCGGCCAGGAGAACATCCTGCGCGGGGCTAATCCAGCCGACCCGGACAGTCTCGTGGGCATCGACTACATCGGCGACGATGAAGAGTGGCCCACGTTTCTTTCCCATGGACAGCGTCCGGCGGATCTAAACGCATTTAACATCGAACGGCTTACCACTCGGGACAGAGACTACAAGAGCCTATTCCAGGGCATTGGCATGCTGGAAGTCCAGAAAGCCAGCCGCGACTTGCCTCTATACCACCCGGCTAATCTGCATCAGGCGGATGCCCGCATCATGGTCGTAAAAAAGAACAAATCAGTACTCACCAATCTCGTCAAAGACCTCAAACAACTTCACGGACGGTTCGATGAACTACCCGTCCTGATCATCGATGATGAGTCCGACCAAGCATCGGTTAACACATCAAATCCCGATAAATGGAAATCAGGCCGAACTACGCGTACGGCAATCAATGGCTTGATTTCGCAGCTACTCGGGCTGCTGCCACGCGCCCAGTATGTCGGATATACCGCTACCCCTTTCGCCAACGTGTTCATCGACCCGAGTGATGCTGAGGATATTTTCCCGAGTGACTTCCTCATCTCGCTACCGCGTCCCGCTGGATACATGGGAGTTCAGGACTTCCATGACTTCGACTCCTCCGGGATCGCCAAAGAGACACACGTCCGTGACATTGTCGACAAATCCGGCGACCGCCTTCAAGAAGCTATGGATGCGTATGTGCTCGCCGGGGCTCTCAAACTCTTCCGTGCTGACCATGGAATTGATAGCAAACCCTTCCGCCATCACACCATGCTCGTCCACCAGTCTGTCAGGCAGGACGATCACGCGGACCTGGCCCAGCGCATCACCTCCATGTGGCACAACGCCGCTTACACAGGAGTCGAAGGTCACGCCCGTCTTGCCGCCTTACTCCACTCAGACTTCGAGGTCCATTCCTCCGCCACAGGACCTGCACCCTCCTCGTACGACGAGCTCAAACCATATGTTTTCCAGGCCCGCCAGAGAATCAACCGCGGAGGCAACCCGGTCATTGTGGTAAACGGCGACACGGACCGCTATTTCTCCCAGGTGGACCTGGATTTTGACCGGACACCCCACGTCTGGAAAATCCTGGTGGGTGGCACAAAGCTGTCTCGTGGATTCACCGTCGAGGGGCTGACAGTCACCTACTACCGCCGGACAACGCGGCAGGCTGACACGTTGATGCAGATGGGGCGCTGGTTCGGCTTCCGGCCGGGATACCGGGACTTGGTGCGTCTCTACATCGGTCGCGCCGAGCCGCTGACGAAGAACAAGACACTAGATCTGTACGAAGCTTTCGAAGCCGTCTGTCGTGATGAAGAGAACTTCCGTGCACAGTTGACGATGTACGCCGAACTGATTGATGGCGAGAAGCAATTGAGACCTGCGGAGATCCCTCCTCTGGTATCCCAGCACTTGCCAGGACTCAAGCCATCTAGCCGCAACAAAATGTTCAACGCCGAGCTGGTAGAGGTGCGTTCGCCAGGGCAATGGGTGGAACCGACCGCGTATCCAACGAGGGGCTCCGAACTTGAGGACAACACTAAGGAGTGGCTGCCGGCGTTGAAGGCCCTGAGTACGGACTTCACTGTCCTAGTCACTGTCTCCGATGCGGGCCGGGCAAACACGTCCTATCGAGCCAAGACGGCAGTCCTCAGTCACCAGAAGCTACTGGACATCATGAGCCGTCTCACATGGGGCCGACCAGATCTCTTCCAGCCCCACCTCGCTTATCTCAAGGACTCCAGTGACGCTGGCTGCGCAACTGACGATTGGGCACTGCTTGTTCCGCAGACCTCCGGACCCTCCAGCATCACGGCTAAAATCCTCGGGGCCCAGCCCCTAACGCTCGTGCAGCGTGGACGGAACGCCCGGGGGATCTTCAACCGCATTTCCGGCATGTCCCATCGCCAGTCAGCCGAGCGCATCGCCGGCCTGCACCCGCTCAGCGAGGACGACCCGGTGGCCACTCAACTCCATCGGCCCCGACGGGGAGCCATCCTTCTCTACCCCGTAGTTGACTCAACTCTGGGTACCCCCTCAGCTCTCGTGACCAACGGCAGCATCGACGCAGACAAGGTCGTCATGGCTGCCGCCTTTATTCCCGCTGCCGGACAGACGGGGAAGTCAGTACCCTTCGTTCGGTTCCGCACGAAGGACAAAACCCGGCGCGACAAGGCGATCGTCGAAGCATCCTGA
- a CDS encoding NaeI family type II restriction endonuclease — MIFRMPRLVLQQPGELCTNAESVPEHLLLRPEDDSELQSVLDWFRDYPVGSLYTEAIRNAIDYVLDGGRTGRFDLLAQDVHPGERASVGAKLEYEVLRVFELPKIRPLDTIISGAPVDIKATVGDNWTIPSEAHCQLCICTQIQLGKNRHRSWLVRTHRSWLYRGKGNNDGKRGLAVDAREKWSVPLYDWQELPVNPLRYLTDEQASLVLAKKPGQVKRLVMMFRFLEGMIIPRNVILTVGAGNDDPMRRARQARDAAAKEGLTLLCGDWVESRDQAAARNITLGPGEWIAVREDSPTESNFQ; from the coding sequence GTGATCTTCCGCATGCCCCGGCTTGTTCTTCAGCAGCCCGGAGAACTCTGCACGAACGCGGAGTCTGTTCCGGAGCACCTACTGCTGCGGCCCGAGGATGACTCCGAATTACAGTCAGTACTCGACTGGTTCAGAGATTATCCAGTTGGTTCGCTATATACCGAAGCTATCCGAAATGCGATCGATTACGTTCTCGACGGCGGCAGGACCGGCAGGTTCGACCTGCTGGCTCAGGATGTGCATCCTGGCGAAAGGGCGTCCGTCGGAGCCAAGCTGGAGTACGAAGTGCTGCGGGTCTTCGAGCTGCCTAAGATTCGGCCACTCGATACCATCATCTCCGGAGCACCTGTCGACATCAAAGCAACTGTTGGCGATAACTGGACCATTCCATCCGAGGCACACTGCCAATTGTGTATCTGCACACAGATACAACTCGGGAAAAATCGACACCGCTCTTGGCTCGTCCGTACTCATCGCTCCTGGCTTTACCGGGGAAAGGGAAACAATGACGGCAAACGGGGACTGGCGGTCGATGCTCGCGAAAAATGGAGCGTCCCCCTCTACGACTGGCAGGAACTACCCGTCAATCCGCTCCGTTATCTGACCGATGAGCAAGCTTCTCTGGTTCTGGCGAAGAAACCGGGGCAAGTAAAGCGCCTCGTGATGATGTTCCGCTTCCTGGAGGGCATGATTATTCCACGAAACGTCATCCTCACGGTCGGGGCGGGAAATGACGACCCCATGCGCAGGGCTCGCCAGGCAAGAGACGCTGCGGCAAAAGAAGGATTGACGCTGCTGTGCGGCGACTGGGTCGAGTCACGCGACCAAGCTGCGGCACGCAACATCACCCTCGGACCTGGAGAGTGGATCGCCGTGCGGGAAGACTCGCCGACTGAATCTAACTTTCAATGA
- a CDS encoding very short patch repair endonuclease → MSKPAEWTPPEGSWASSAGRRRNMQAIRSRDTKPEQLIRRLVHAQGLRYRVAARPLADLRRTADLVFRPVKVAVFIDGCYWHGCPDHYVAPRTNSGYWSGKVAGNISRDRDTNQQLSAAGWTVLRFWEHESPDDCALKITTTVRRLRAKEL, encoded by the coding sequence GTGTCCAAGCCCGCGGAATGGACCCCTCCGGAGGGGTCATGGGCGTCCTCCGCCGGCCGCCGCCGTAATATGCAGGCCATCAGGAGTCGCGATACCAAACCCGAGCAACTCATTCGCCGCCTAGTCCACGCACAGGGTCTCCGCTATCGCGTAGCCGCCCGGCCTTTGGCCGACCTCCGCCGGACGGCGGATCTCGTATTCCGTCCGGTGAAGGTCGCGGTATTCATTGACGGCTGCTACTGGCACGGATGCCCGGACCATTACGTGGCACCAAGAACTAACTCGGGATACTGGTCCGGCAAAGTGGCGGGCAACATTTCGCGTGATCGCGACACCAATCAGCAACTATCCGCGGCCGGCTGGACTGTGCTGCGGTTTTGGGAGCACGAGTCACCCGACGATTGCGCTCTCAAGATCACGACTACGGTGAGAAGGCTGCGCGCGAAGGAACTCTGA
- a CDS encoding DNA cytosine methyltransferase, with protein MTSTERKFTSVEICAGAGGQAVGLHNALFKHLALIEVDKHACATLRHNIEGNAEWGGCEVMEQDLTKLAPDELKKKLKPRLALQDEGNAEVSLDLLAGGVPCPPFSAAGRQLGKDDERDLFPTMLDLVDCLKPKAVMIENVRGILEPAEKFHEYRETYIKRRLRESGYVICGWELLEARDFGVPQLRPRAILVAMLPDYAGHFVWPNPADAKLVTVAEALTPSMRKRFGKTPEGKAAFKKWRDMAKRGVAPTLVGGSKKHGGADLGPTRAKNAWLKLGVDGMGVANSSKKMTDPGRDLYGPRGPKLTVEQAALIQGFPAKWKFTGLKTAAYRQVGNAFPPPVAEAVGRQIVRALEAGAKSPIPEDSYEKNTEGDMLFDIADSSEFLRAQPSHRSRDLESAIVG; from the coding sequence ATGACCAGCACTGAACGCAAGTTCACTTCGGTTGAGATCTGCGCGGGCGCGGGTGGTCAGGCGGTAGGGCTGCACAACGCGTTGTTCAAACACCTCGCGCTGATCGAAGTTGACAAGCATGCCTGCGCCACGCTCAGGCACAACATCGAAGGCAACGCAGAATGGGGAGGGTGTGAAGTCATGGAACAAGACCTGACGAAACTCGCCCCGGATGAGCTGAAAAAGAAATTGAAGCCCCGGCTCGCCCTGCAGGATGAAGGGAATGCCGAAGTTTCGCTCGATCTCCTCGCCGGCGGCGTCCCCTGCCCGCCGTTCTCTGCGGCTGGTAGGCAGCTTGGCAAGGACGATGAGCGCGACTTGTTTCCGACCATGCTCGATCTTGTCGATTGCCTGAAGCCCAAGGCTGTCATGATTGAGAATGTCCGGGGTATTCTAGAGCCTGCGGAGAAGTTTCACGAGTACAGGGAAACGTACATTAAAAGGCGCTTGCGGGAGTCTGGCTACGTAATTTGTGGCTGGGAGCTTCTGGAAGCCCGTGACTTTGGAGTTCCCCAGCTCCGTCCGAGGGCAATCCTCGTTGCGATGCTTCCTGATTATGCTGGTCATTTCGTCTGGCCAAATCCGGCCGATGCAAAACTGGTGACGGTGGCTGAAGCTCTGACGCCTTCGATGCGCAAAAGATTTGGAAAAACGCCGGAAGGCAAGGCTGCTTTCAAGAAATGGCGTGATATGGCTAAGAGGGGTGTAGCGCCAACTCTGGTCGGAGGCTCGAAGAAGCACGGCGGGGCCGACCTTGGTCCTACACGTGCTAAGAATGCCTGGCTAAAGCTCGGCGTGGACGGCATGGGTGTCGCAAATTCCTCCAAGAAGATGACGGATCCTGGCCGCGATCTTTATGGGCCTAGAGGGCCGAAGCTTACAGTTGAGCAAGCTGCCCTTATCCAGGGATTTCCTGCGAAATGGAAATTTACCGGCTTGAAGACCGCAGCCTATCGGCAGGTAGGGAACGCCTTCCCGCCTCCCGTGGCGGAGGCGGTAGGACGGCAAATCGTTCGGGCGCTTGAGGCCGGCGCCAAGAGTCCTATCCCTGAAGATAGCTACGAGAAAAACACTGAGGGCGACATGCTTTTCGATATCGCAGACTCCTCAGAGTTCCTTCGCGCGCAGCCTTCTCACCGTAGTCGTGATCTTGAGAGCGCAATCGTCGGGTGA